Proteins co-encoded in one Papaver somniferum cultivar HN1 chromosome 5, ASM357369v1, whole genome shotgun sequence genomic window:
- the LOC113280222 gene encoding uncharacterized protein LOC113280222, with protein sequence MENYHKRIDREYKKRVKERELQPGDLVLREIMPYQRGGAGKLEKRWDGPYIIKMVTIQDRDIVALYTLGRCHKEPSGFEGPWKTNPLVFDNSCFKELLNGENESLIQLLTDKTLSTNPVLRPLTENYVAVAAEKPNPTILLKAWELLEVEPEDALHIGDDRRNDLWSASDAGCDASLWGSYVNSSKEAITSFPQPFDKSESVPKMIKLKAKDYHPVQSQNMELATNRKSHVNQGHNTLMLCLISFVKYCHRRS encoded by the exons atggaaaattaccACAAAAGGATAGATCGAGAATATAAGAAGCGCGTCAAAGAAAGAGAACTGCAGCCAGGAGACCTAGTGTTGCGAGAAATAATGCCTTATCAGAGAGGAGGAGCTGGAAAGCTGGAGAAAAGATGGGATGGACCATACATAATAAAGATG GTAACTATACAAGACAGGGATATTGTTGCTCTGTACACCTTG GGAAGGTGCCACAAAGAACCCTCTGGATTTGAGGGGCCCTGGAAAACCAATCCCCTAGTATTTGATAACTCTTGCTTCAA AGAGCTTCTAAATGGGGAGAATGAAAGCTTAATACAACTCCTAACTGATAAGACACTCTCGACTAATCCCGTTCTTCGTCCCCTAACTGAAAACTATGTAGCG GTAGCAGCAGAGAAGCCAAATCCAACAATACTTTTGAAGGCTTGGGAGTTACTAGAGGTCGAACCTGAGGATGCTCTACATATTGGGGATGATCGTAGGAATGATCTTTGGAGTGCTAGTGATGCAGGTTGTGATGCTTCCCTGTGGGGAAGTTATGTTAACTCTTCCAAGGAG GCAATAACTAGTTTTCCGCAGCCTTTTGACAAAAGTGAATCAGTTCCCAAAATGATCAAACTGAAA GCAAAAGATTACCACCCTGTTCAATCTCAAAACATGGAGCTTGCAACAAATAG GAAGTCGCATGTGAACCAAGGACACAACACATTGATGCTCTGCTTGATATCATTTGTGAAGTATTGTCATAGGAGGAGCTGA